A segment of the Terribacillus aidingensis genome:
AAAGCGGAGCTGGTTCATGTACGGCCAGGAGTAGCTGGAGCAGAACTAGCTCGCAAGCTTAATGAAATTACGCTGCTTGATGTGTACAAAGCTGTGGAAGCAGTCCCGGAAAATGAGCTCTTCAGTGTTCATGGAAATCCAAATCCACAATGTACAGTGGGCAGAAATATCCAAGCAGCCGTTCTACCTATATTCGCTGGAGCACAGGCAGTCATGGAAAAAGCATTGGCACATGTGACGATTGAGGATATTGTGCAAAGTATAGAAGAGCAAGATAAGCAGAAAGAATAAAAAAGCGCACTGCCTCGGGCAGTGCGCTTACTTGTTTTATTGAGCCTTTTCCAGATCAGCGGCAGGGCCGAAGAACTCAAAATGGATTTGTTCTTCACTGATGCCAAAGTGGTATAAGGTAGAGATAATGAATTCCATGAAACCAGCTGGACCACAAACATACACATCGCTGTCTGTCTTCACCATATCCTTGAGGACAGTTTCATCGATTCTTTTATCTTCATAATATGTCTGATACGTTAAATTAGGCATTTTTTCTTGAATGCTTTGGATCTGCTTAGTGAAAGCAGCAAACTCTGGAGTTCGGGCAGCTTGCAGAAAAACGACTTCGTGCTTGGAATCTTCTGCTGCTAGAGTCTCTAACATACTCATGATTGGCGTAATTCCAACACCACCTGCGATGAAAGCAATCGGTCTATCCGCATTTTTATCAAGTGTGAAGACACCAGCTGGTGCACTTATCTCGAGTTTGTCTCCTTCTTTTACTTGTTCATGTAAGTAGACAGAAACCTTGCCATCGGGATTATTATCGTCTTCTTTCTTCACGGAAATACGGAACGTATCCGATGAAGGCGTCTTAGATAAACTGTACTGACGAATCATCATGTATTTTTCCCCAGGTATGGATACACGGACGGAAATATACTGACCTGGTTCGAAATCAGGCACACGTTCCGAATCAGCAGGTTTCAAGTAGAATGACGTGATAACATTACTTTCTTTGACTTTCTTTTCGACGACAAAGTCTTTAAAGGATGCCCAGCCGCCTTCTTTCTTTTCATTCTCTTCATACATATTCGCTTCAACACCAATGAAGGCATCAGCGATGACGCCATATGCTTCTTCCCATGCTTTCAAAATTTCAGGTGTCGCAGCATCTCCAAGAACCATTTTGATTGCTTTAAGCAAGTATTCGCCTACAACGGGGTAATGTTCAGGTTTTACACCTAAGCTGACATGCTTGTGAGAAATCTGTACGACTGTCGGCAATATGGCTTCCAGCTTATCGATATGTACTGCAGCTGCATAGACAGCATTAGCGAGAGCTGTTTGCTGTTTGCCTCTTGCCTGATTTACATGATTGAAAATGTTCAGAAGTTCAGGGTGTGCTTTAAACAATTCTTCATAAAAGACAGTAGTAATTTGAGTACCGTGTTCTTCTAGCACAGGTACCGTGCTTTTGATGATGTCGATAGTTTCTTTTGATAACATGTTGGATTCCTTCTTTCATCGATCTATCTCTATCATAGAACTAACTGCAGGTAAAAGATATATTTTAAATGCCACTTTAACAAAAGTGTCACATTCCCTTTATGCCCATTCAGTTATTCAGTTATGCTATAATCCACAAGAAGAGGAGGATGTACCAAGATGCGATTGACGATGTATACCGATTTTTCCCTAAGAGTCCTTCTTTATTTGGGAACAAAAGAAAAAGACAAGCTGTCGACGATTCAAGAGATTGCGACAGCATATAATATATCCAAAAATCATTTGATGAAAGTAGCACACGAAATGCGACAAGCCGGCTATATTGAAGCGGTGAGGGGACGTTCGGGCGGTATCAGACTGGCGCATGATCCAAAAGAAATCAATATCGGAGCGGTTGTGCGTAGAATGGAAGATGATTTTTATTTGGTGGAATGCTTCAATAGGGATAACAATACATGTCCGATTGCTTCTGTATGTGGTTTGAGGGGAATTTTGGGTAAGGCACTGCATGCGTATCTGCAGGTGCTTGATGCGTACACCTTGCAGGATCTATTAGAAAACGAAGCAGATTTACGGATGCTGCTTCGATAAATAGAGAAAGCTGCCAAGTATTGGCAGCTTTTTGATTACTTTTTGTTTTCTTTATAAATCTTGATGGCTTCTTTAAGATATAGCTGATCTTTCTCGGAAAAAGGAGTAATGATCGGAGGTGCTGCTTGAGGCAGTGGAATTGTCTTTCTATCTCCAGCAGTCCGTTCCATCAAATCCAGCAGCTTACCGACAGAGTGCTGTACCTGAGGTGCTGTTGGGGAAGTTTCCGTTTGTATCACTTTTTTCAGGCTGGACAAAATGGTGTTCCATTCCTTTTCCAAGGTTTCATTACCGTCTGTTTCTGCCGTCAGCTTCTCTGCTTGCTGCCATTCCTTAATGGATTCTTTGGCAGTAATGTAATGAAGCATGGAACAAAAAATATTAATATCGATTTCTTGATCAGCTTCCGTAATGCGGAGCATATGGTCAATATCCGCTATCATATCTTCGATTGTCTGTTTTTTTGCCGTAAGCATTTTACGCTGAAATTGCAGCGAACGATGAACTTCATGTCCCCGCAAGTGGCCGGAATTTAAAATGTCTTTGATTTCTTTTAAAGAGAGTCCGATACTTTTCATAGATTGAATGGAATATAACCGACTCAAATCTTCATCGCAATATAAGCGGTGACCGCCTTCTGTGTGGGTTGTTGGTTTTAAGAGATCGATCTGATCATAATAGCGAAGTGTGCGAATGCTGACTTGACCTTTGGTTACCATTTCACCAATTGTATATGTTGTTCCATCTGTCATCAAAAACTGCCCTCCTTGAATAATGACATGCCATGCAGGAATAGAAAGCCGGTACCAATCCCCCAAATACTGATGCTCACAAGCTGCCAAAAGTAAATGCTCCGTATACTCGCTCCTAGAAGTACAGCAGCAGCGGCGCTGATATGATTTGCCCCTAGTATAGGTCCCATTAAAGCCAAACCCGGTACCCCATAACGTTTGCCGAGAACTTTTGCTCTGTCCATTCTAGTGAAAGAATAGGTATCTTTTTTGATCTTCTTCATCCATTTTACTGCAAGCATCACGGATAGGAAATTGGCAGAAAGACCGATCAGGCAACAGACTGGAAAAGGCACACCCAGCATGATTCCTAAAGGGACAGTTATATGCGCTTCAACGAAAGGAACCGCGCTTAGCAGAATCAACAATAAGCAGAGGTAGAATGTCGGGATTGAAGCTAAGTAATCATGGATATCAGAAAGCATAGGGTGTTTCTCCTTTGACTTTGAAAAATCGAATCACAGGATAGGAGAAGGGTCTATTCATTAAGGTACAATATGCAGCCCACAAGATAAGTACTGTCTCCAATCCGATTAACAGCATGGATACCACACTAGCGGGAGGCCAGTTTATTGCAATTATTCGGAGTAAAAGAAAGACCGGAAAAAAGGTGAAATGCAAATTCAAGCCCTCCTTTGCATGATGACTGAAGTAGCTGCTCCGTTTTTGAACAAAGAGCAATACAATGAGCGGCAGGAAGAAAGTAAGGAATAAGGATAACAGATGCATCATACTTGCAAGGATTTTTTGTTTCAATGGCATGTCAGTTCCTCCTATTGGTTGATAAGTACAACCATAAAGGGTGACGTAACTGGAGGTTCAAGTAGTTTATATCAAATAAGAACAGCCTCTCCAATCGAAGGAGAGACTGCTTTTATTTAAAACGATAATATTGATACCCGTCCATATAGTAATCTGATGAATTTGAGTGTTCTTCATCAAGATTTTCTTCCTGCTCCAGCCTTTGGCTGCATTCGTCTGGCGGGCCGATGATGATGGTCTGGTTGTTGAGCGGGCGCAATGTTTCCTGAAGTTTTGTTTTATCCAAGCAATAGGTTTTAGCGAGTACTTCTGCCGGTGTCCTCGCCAGGATATCCGAGCCGAAAATATATTCAGGGTATGGTGCGTCGAAAATTGCCAGCAGATGCGTTTGATCTTCTGCTGCTGTTTCCCAGTGCCACCAGCCTTGCGGGACATTCGCGACTTGGCCCCGGGTGATGCGGATGTTTTCGACTTTGTTTGTGAATGGATTAATCAGGGAGACTTGAGCTGACCCGCTTATACAATAAACAAGTTCTGCAGCGTTTTGATGATAATGAGGTTCGACTGTTTTCCCTTTGCTTAAATAGATATCAAGAAGGGAGACATTTCCCAATGTATTCAATACATCCCGGCCCAGCCGGTTGATATAGTTCCGGCTATTCCTAGTGAATAGCCGGTTTTTATTCACATCGCTAAAATACTGGACATTGCCCTTCGTATAGTCCATGTACTCATTTTCTTTCCCCATGCCTTCCCCTTCTTTCTGTTAAGTGCTTCGAAGTTAGATTATGCAGGAGGCGAGCATTTGGATTTTACAAAAAAAGGGTTCCGTATTTTTATAAATGCGTGTACGCTGATGTAGTATGCGGACACACAAAATACATATCGATAAATTACAGTATACATAACTAACTGTCATAGTACATAAAGGGGTACCACATGAGAAAACGAGGCATTACGATCAAGCTGTTCGCTGTGACAGCTTTATTTTTCTTGGCATTTTATGCGATGATCATGATTTTCCAGCTTGTGTTCTTTGATAGCTTTTATCAGCACTATAAAACGAAAGAAGCTGCCGAGCATTTGCATACATTGGCAAATGGTTATGAGGACAATTCCTGGAGCGCAGAGGAACTGACGAAGCAAACATTGTCTTATATGCAGGAGACGAAAAGTCCTCTGACAATTGTCGATGCAGAAGGATATCAGCTGGTGCAGGATCCAATTAACATTATGGTGGAAACGGAATCCGGTGAGGTTCTGGAAGTGGCACTGTCTTTATTTGTAACGGATTATGGAAGCGACTTGAATACGTTGGACATCAGAAAGGGAGACACGCTAGAGATATATGGGGAAACAGATATGTCAGTTACTTCGGTTATATATCCATCTGTCATCACGAAGGATGGGCAGAGTGTCGGCGAACATCTCGAAGAAAATGAAATGACATGGAAAGGTAAAGTGAAAAGTGTTTCGCTGCCTCGGGGCGGTATGTCCAATAGAGGATTAGGTCTTCTTTATGATGCCCTGCTGGAATGGTTCCCGCTTGATGAAGATCTGCTGAAGCAGCTTAACAAAGGTGGGAGTCAACAGCTGGACTGGGTAGAAGCATGGAGTGGAAAGCATAACCTTGTACTGATTGAACCAGTCAAAAAGGATGGAGAGATGCAATACTTGTTCTCTGTTACATCCTTGCAGGAAACAAAAGATACAAATGAAGCACTGCGCGTATTTTATCTAT
Coding sequences within it:
- a CDS encoding Rrf2 family transcriptional regulator, yielding MSISSRFAVGIHILTLLEVNKDEVNSSEFIAASVNTNPVVIRKIMGMLKKAELVHVRPGVAGAELARKLNEITLLDVYKAVEAVPENELFSVHGNPNPQCTVGRNIQAAVLPIFAGAQAVMEKALAHVTIEDIVQSIEEQDKQKE
- the hmpA gene encoding NO-inducible flavohemoprotein, with protein sequence MLSKETIDIIKSTVPVLEEHGTQITTVFYEELFKAHPELLNIFNHVNQARGKQQTALANAVYAAAVHIDKLEAILPTVVQISHKHVSLGVKPEHYPVVGEYLLKAIKMVLGDAATPEILKAWEEAYGVIADAFIGVEANMYEENEKKEGGWASFKDFVVEKKVKESNVITSFYLKPADSERVPDFEPGQYISVRVSIPGEKYMMIRQYSLSKTPSSDTFRISVKKEDDNNPDGKVSVYLHEQVKEGDKLEISAPAGVFTLDKNADRPIAFIAGGVGITPIMSMLETLAAEDSKHEVVFLQAARTPEFAAFTKQIQSIQEKMPNLTYQTYYEDKRIDETVLKDMVKTDSDVYVCGPAGFMEFIISTLYHFGISEEQIHFEFFGPAADLEKAQ
- a CDS encoding Rrf2 family transcriptional regulator — translated: MRLTMYTDFSLRVLLYLGTKEKDKLSTIQEIATAYNISKNHLMKVAHEMRQAGYIEAVRGRSGGIRLAHDPKEINIGAVVRRMEDDFYLVECFNRDNNTCPIASVCGLRGILGKALHAYLQVLDAYTLQDLLENEADLRMLLR
- a CDS encoding MerR family transcriptional regulator, encoding MTDGTTYTIGEMVTKGQVSIRTLRYYDQIDLLKPTTHTEGGHRLYCDEDLSRLYSIQSMKSIGLSLKEIKDILNSGHLRGHEVHRSLQFQRKMLTAKKQTIEDMIADIDHMLRITEADQEIDINIFCSMLHYITAKESIKEWQQAEKLTAETDGNETLEKEWNTILSSLKKVIQTETSPTAPQVQHSVGKLLDLMERTAGDRKTIPLPQAAPPIITPFSEKDQLYLKEAIKIYKENKK
- a CDS encoding DUF4870 domain-containing protein, with the protein product MPLKQKILASMMHLLSLFLTFFLPLIVLLFVQKRSSYFSHHAKEGLNLHFTFFPVFLLLRIIAINWPPASVVSMLLIGLETVLILWAAYCTLMNRPFSYPVIRFFKVKGETPYAF
- a CDS encoding cupin domain-containing protein, with the translated sequence MGKENEYMDYTKGNVQYFSDVNKNRLFTRNSRNYINRLGRDVLNTLGNVSLLDIYLSKGKTVEPHYHQNAAELVYCISGSAQVSLINPFTNKVENIRITRGQVANVPQGWWHWETAAEDQTHLLAIFDAPYPEYIFGSDILARTPAEVLAKTYCLDKTKLQETLRPLNNQTIIIGPPDECSQRLEQEENLDEEHSNSSDYYMDGYQYYRFK